A region from the Cellvibrio sp. PSBB006 genome encodes:
- a CDS encoding DUF5060 domain-containing protein, producing the protein MNPLFKQFLIRTVLVFCVAALNGCATPAQHTTHEKKIHPWQMQEIILLAEKQYENYYTDVDVWVQLKGPKFDKRVYGFWDGDNRYVVRVVATVPGEWTWRSASNHADDAGLNNQSGAFTATAWSAREKQQNPNRQGFVRISPNGRALEYADGTPFFMVGDTWLAGTTWRLPFRNAPTSPDYRPGPGIGFEDAVAFRKQQGFNSVSMIAAFPNWDADLNPSTFADANGIYLRNAWEKFGYDVSSEQGTDASGGLSYWGSFTAKSMRDEYGHLPFAMSEEHKGVSDFNRINPAYFKSLDRKMAYLSEQGFVPLIETVRRDVGPSWNAYFDFNETFARYTQYLIARYGANNIVFSGIHLDWIPDDFSLTAAQFNEALTYHLNKYGKPPFGQPVTALIDRSTYEAFGHGEQVPWMTMHSVGNKPRDHRVGEALEVQFKLTPPYPTINFEPYYTGWLHEINKPAGEEPPANSARDNYFARAQMYGSVLSGGLSGHVHGTAAYDVTTTGEPAGARPHIWDALNYESANYMQHLNAFIQSEGRRYQDLLLASDQVSPRKAPGSPENGLDGWSYMMRTIEKDFALLYFENKSVAPRLKGFSPGKTYTLTWFDPINGQWQKTISITADSEGNIDIPGFPQNEKIASRDWAAKILL; encoded by the coding sequence ATGAACCCATTATTCAAGCAATTTTTAATCAGAACAGTGCTAGTTTTTTGCGTAGCAGCACTCAATGGTTGCGCTACGCCAGCGCAACATACTACCCACGAGAAAAAAATACACCCCTGGCAAATGCAGGAAATTATTCTCCTCGCCGAAAAACAATATGAGAATTATTACACCGATGTGGATGTATGGGTTCAGCTCAAGGGGCCTAAGTTCGACAAACGCGTGTACGGTTTTTGGGATGGCGACAACCGCTATGTGGTGCGTGTTGTTGCGACCGTACCGGGCGAATGGACGTGGCGCAGTGCGTCTAACCACGCTGATGATGCCGGTTTGAATAATCAGTCCGGCGCCTTCACCGCCACCGCATGGTCTGCCCGTGAAAAACAGCAAAACCCTAACCGACAGGGTTTTGTGCGTATCTCACCCAATGGCCGCGCGCTTGAATATGCCGACGGCACACCCTTCTTTATGGTCGGTGACACCTGGCTCGCAGGCACAACCTGGCGACTGCCATTTCGCAACGCACCTACCTCACCGGATTACCGCCCCGGCCCAGGCATTGGCTTTGAAGATGCTGTCGCGTTTCGCAAACAGCAGGGTTTCAATTCCGTCAGCATGATTGCCGCCTTCCCCAATTGGGATGCAGATTTAAACCCCAGCACCTTCGCCGACGCAAATGGTATTTACCTGAGGAATGCGTGGGAAAAATTCGGCTACGACGTATCGAGTGAACAGGGTACCGATGCATCGGGAGGTTTGAGTTACTGGGGCTCGTTCACAGCCAAAAGCATGCGCGATGAATACGGCCACCTGCCTTTTGCAATGTCGGAAGAACATAAAGGCGTGTCGGATTTTAACCGCATTAACCCAGCATATTTCAAAAGCCTGGACCGCAAAATGGCCTACTTATCCGAGCAGGGATTTGTGCCCTTAATTGAAACGGTGCGACGGGATGTGGGCCCGTCGTGGAATGCCTATTTCGATTTCAATGAAACCTTTGCTCGCTACACGCAATATTTAATTGCGCGCTATGGTGCGAACAATATCGTGTTTAGCGGCATTCATTTGGATTGGATTCCCGACGACTTCAGCCTGACCGCTGCACAATTTAATGAAGCCCTGACCTATCACCTAAACAAATACGGCAAGCCGCCGTTTGGCCAACCGGTTACGGCGCTGATTGATCGCTCCACCTATGAAGCCTTTGGCCACGGTGAGCAAGTACCCTGGATGACCATGCATTCCGTGGGCAACAAACCGCGCGATCATCGAGTAGGCGAAGCGCTGGAAGTGCAATTCAAACTTACACCGCCCTACCCGACCATTAATTTCGAACCTTACTACACGGGTTGGCTGCACGAAATTAATAAGCCCGCTGGCGAAGAGCCGCCCGCAAATTCCGCACGGGATAATTATTTCGCCCGCGCACAAATGTATGGCTCTGTGCTTTCCGGTGGGTTGTCTGGCCATGTGCATGGCACCGCCGCGTATGACGTAACCACCACCGGCGAACCCGCCGGTGCACGGCCACACATTTGGGATGCATTGAATTACGAGTCCGCCAATTACATGCAGCACTTGAATGCATTCATACAGTCGGAAGGCCGCCGCTATCAGGATTTGTTATTAGCGTCTGATCAGGTATCACCGCGTAAAGCGCCAGGCAGCCCGGAAAACGGGCTCGATGGCTGGTCTTACATGATGCGCACAATAGAAAAAGATTTTGCGCTGCTGTATTTTGAAAACAAATCCGTCGCACCCAGATTAAAAGGCTTCTCCCCCGGCAAGACCTACACCTTAACCTGGTTTGACCCGATAAATGGTCAATGGCAAAAAACCATTTCAATCACGGCAGACAGCGAAGGCAATATCGATATACCGGGTTTTCCGCAAAATGAAAAAATTGCCAGCCGCGATTGGGCAGCAAAAATTCTGCTTTAA
- a CDS encoding serine hydrolase: MHKLFSIACFLISLSCNTYAIGTQENIELAIKKQAEHLLQDKRFTSVSIGVVSDGNSVTGHYGELTKKQGNKPIDQTIYELGSVSKTMVGLLAAYAVEEGKLSLNENVNFYINNQLDKVSTASQPITIRQLLTHTSGLPKDIEQLGLAEKTVSKQSFITAIDKFDTSTLKGQFHYSGVGAELLSYILTQVYHKSFDTLLKQTLREKAGMLNTQVNLSKAQIPFFAYGYDDKNEVAKPHVVPNKLWGGRGFVKSTMADLINYMKLQLQEDLPVIALSHKRLFDVTDSEYLAFFWIVAKDERLGTYIIHHGGVESTQNWMIIFPTHNLAISVVSNSSFPDAAQLLRDVGMKIATSLID; this comes from the coding sequence ATGCATAAATTATTCAGTATCGCGTGCTTTTTAATCAGCTTGTCTTGCAATACTTATGCGATAGGCACTCAAGAGAACATTGAATTGGCGATCAAAAAGCAAGCTGAACACTTGTTGCAAGACAAGCGTTTTACTTCCGTTTCCATTGGTGTCGTTAGTGATGGGAACAGCGTTACGGGACACTATGGAGAGCTGACAAAAAAACAAGGTAATAAACCGATCGATCAAACCATTTATGAGCTTGGCTCTGTAAGTAAAACCATGGTGGGGCTACTCGCAGCTTATGCCGTTGAGGAAGGTAAGCTATCGCTGAATGAAAATGTTAATTTTTATATTAATAATCAGTTAGATAAAGTTAGTACTGCCTCACAGCCAATTACCATCCGGCAACTGTTAACTCACACATCGGGATTACCAAAAGATATCGAACAATTAGGCCTTGCGGAGAAAACCGTGAGCAAACAATCATTCATCACAGCAATAGATAAATTTGATACGTCTACTTTAAAGGGGCAGTTCCATTATTCTGGTGTCGGTGCAGAACTCTTAAGTTATATTTTAACGCAGGTCTATCACAAATCATTCGATACGCTTCTTAAACAAACCCTGAGAGAAAAAGCGGGCATGTTGAATACCCAGGTTAATTTATCTAAAGCACAAATCCCTTTTTTTGCCTACGGATATGACGACAAAAATGAGGTCGCAAAGCCCCATGTGGTTCCCAATAAACTCTGGGGAGGTAGAGGTTTCGTAAAGTCAACCATGGCTGACTTGATTAACTATATGAAGCTGCAGTTACAGGAAGACCTGCCGGTAATTGCCTTGTCACACAAACGACTATTTGATGTAACAGACAGCGAATATTTAGCTTTTTTTTGGATAGTCGCGAAGGATGAGAGACTCGGTACTTACATCATTCACCATGGAGGTGTTGAGAGCACTCAAAATTGGATGATAATTTTCCCAACACATAACTTGGCTATTTCTGTGGTTTCAAATAGTAGTTTTCCTGATGCTGCTCAATTACTACGTGATGTCGGAATGAAGATTGCCACTTCTCTAATAGACTAA
- a CDS encoding helix-turn-helix domain-containing protein encodes MSHELALLQLFINFFAALFLLSIRSGNLISNRILAFYFVIFNLDISNFVFINFYNEHLNLEMLRCNLSALLAPTLYFYVRSVLHTDFRFKAKDWAHTLPFIIIVLTFMPRFYVVEDTALKLQINNNLQPSFELLFVHIFQYIQMAIYLALIFIVIRRNKLTILNSYSDELKLNKQWLSHFMAFFLVSFALALIRNVVKFTEFQNALNVITPIMMLAGLGFSCWILWQALHKPELFKGISSQLEKVRFPADNKKIPIGQASEILAKLELHMQSQKPYLNPTLNIDTLAEAVGIVAQDISSALNHHLGRHFFDFINGYRIAAACEMLASPDCSEKTVLDILLKSGFNSKSSFNTAFKKHMQMTPSQYRQQKLPAIFQQS; translated from the coding sequence ATGTCTCATGAACTTGCGTTGCTCCAGCTTTTCATTAACTTCTTTGCAGCACTATTTTTGCTGAGCATTCGCTCTGGAAATCTGATCAGCAACCGCATCCTGGCTTTTTACTTTGTTATCTTTAACCTCGATATCAGCAACTTCGTTTTTATCAATTTTTATAATGAGCATCTTAATCTTGAGATGCTTCGATGTAATCTATCGGCATTGCTGGCGCCGACGCTTTACTTTTATGTGCGCTCTGTTTTACATACTGATTTTCGTTTTAAGGCGAAAGATTGGGCGCATACACTGCCATTTATAATAATTGTTCTTACATTTATGCCTCGTTTTTATGTGGTCGAGGATACGGCTTTAAAATTACAGATTAATAATAATTTGCAGCCTTCATTCGAGCTGCTTTTTGTCCATATATTTCAATATATTCAGATGGCAATATATCTTGCGTTAATTTTCATCGTGATTAGACGCAATAAGCTCACTATTCTCAACAGCTATTCAGATGAATTGAAACTCAACAAACAATGGCTGAGCCATTTTATGGCCTTTTTCCTGGTGAGCTTTGCGCTGGCCTTAATTCGGAATGTGGTTAAATTTACAGAGTTCCAGAATGCGCTTAACGTAATAACACCAATCATGATGCTAGCGGGGCTGGGCTTTTCATGCTGGATCTTGTGGCAAGCACTTCACAAGCCAGAGTTGTTTAAGGGGATTAGCTCGCAGCTAGAGAAGGTTAGATTTCCCGCAGACAATAAAAAAATCCCGATCGGGCAGGCATCAGAGATACTGGCAAAACTTGAGCTTCACATGCAATCACAAAAACCCTATTTAAATCCAACGCTGAATATTGATACTTTGGCGGAGGCAGTGGGTATTGTTGCTCAAGACATCTCATCGGCACTTAATCATCATTTGGGTCGCCACTTCTTTGACTTTATCAATGGCTACCGAATTGCAGCGGCCTGTGAAATGTTGGCTTCTCCAGATTGTAGTGAGAAAACGGTTTTGGATATATTGCTGAAATCAGGTTTCAATTCGAAGTCTTCATTTAATACTGCCTTCAAAAAGCATATGCAGATGACTCCATCTCAATATCGCCAACAAAAATTACCCGCAATTTTTCAACAATCCTAA
- a CDS encoding IS1182 family transposase, translated as MSRFIKSADRFQSILFPETLDDYIEEENPVRIIEAFIEGLDLSQLGFQRTKPHTTGRPGYDPAILLKIYVYGYLNQIQSSRRLEREAQRNVELMWLTGRLAPDFKTIADFRKDNGSAVRAACREFIVLCRKLKLFTKSTVAIDGSKFKAVNSRDKNFTEAKIKHRIEEIEQNISRYLLQMDAADRAEPEASALRKIRLRGKIEALKEAARKIKGVELQLQHSDEKQVSLTDPDARSMKTRGTGIVGYNVQAAVDSENHLIIAHEVTNNGSDRSQLHSMAVKARNEIGRKKIEVVADRGYFNGEEIVACEKDKIKVFLPKPQTSPNPIKGLFGREEFNYLESVNEYRCPAGERLIWRFTSEERGQILHCYWSSNCQSCELKKQCTTGKHRRIRRWEHESVLEAVQLRLERDPDKMKVRRSTVEHTFGTLKAWMGSTHFLTKTLPNVKTEMSLHVLSYNIKRMIKILGVKALISAIEA; from the coding sequence ATGAGTCGGTTTATAAAAAGTGCGGATCGATTTCAAAGTATTCTGTTTCCCGAAACGCTTGATGATTATATTGAAGAAGAAAATCCTGTCCGGATAATTGAAGCTTTTATTGAAGGACTAGATCTCTCCCAGCTTGGATTTCAAAGAACCAAGCCTCACACCACTGGTCGCCCTGGCTACGATCCTGCAATATTGTTAAAAATCTATGTGTATGGTTATCTGAATCAAATCCAATCCAGTCGAAGATTGGAAAGAGAAGCACAGCGTAATGTTGAATTGATGTGGCTAACTGGCCGACTAGCTCCAGATTTCAAAACTATTGCAGATTTCCGAAAAGACAATGGCTCGGCAGTACGTGCTGCTTGTCGTGAGTTTATTGTGTTATGTAGAAAGTTAAAGCTGTTCACCAAATCAACAGTTGCGATTGATGGTAGCAAGTTTAAAGCAGTGAATAGCCGGGATAAGAACTTCACTGAAGCCAAAATAAAGCATCGAATTGAAGAAATAGAACAGAATATTTCACGCTATCTTTTGCAAATGGATGCTGCTGATCGAGCCGAGCCTGAAGCTTCTGCCCTCAGAAAAATAAGGCTTCGGGGCAAAATTGAAGCCCTGAAAGAGGCTGCACGAAAAATAAAAGGCGTTGAGCTGCAACTACAACATTCCGATGAAAAACAAGTATCCCTTACCGATCCGGATGCTCGGTCTATGAAAACAAGGGGAACCGGGATAGTCGGTTACAATGTTCAAGCTGCCGTAGATAGTGAAAACCACCTAATAATTGCGCATGAAGTTACCAACAATGGTAGTGATAGAAGCCAGCTGCATTCTATGGCAGTAAAAGCACGCAATGAAATAGGGAGGAAAAAGATAGAGGTTGTTGCTGACCGTGGTTATTTTAATGGAGAAGAAATTGTCGCTTGCGAGAAAGATAAAATAAAAGTATTTCTCCCCAAGCCTCAAACATCCCCAAATCCTATAAAAGGGTTATTTGGTAGAGAAGAGTTTAATTATTTGGAATCAGTAAACGAATACCGTTGTCCGGCTGGTGAGCGCCTAATTTGGCGATTCACCTCGGAAGAAAGAGGTCAGATTCTTCATTGTTATTGGAGTTCCAACTGTCAAAGCTGCGAACTAAAAAAACAATGCACTACAGGGAAACATCGACGCATAAGGCGCTGGGAGCACGAATCCGTATTGGAAGCAGTTCAGCTAAGGCTAGAACGTGATCCAGATAAAATGAAGGTGCGTCGGTCAACGGTGGAACACACTTTTGGTACATTAAAAGCATGGATGGGATCTACGCACTTTTTAACAAAAACGTTACCTAATGTGAAAACTGAAATGAGTTTGCATGTGCTTTCATATAACATTAAGAGAATGATAAAAATTCTTGGTGTTAAAGCACTGATTTCGGCCATTGAGGCTTAG
- the bla gene encoding class A beta-lactamase yields MFTRRDFLITSMAASSLLAMPAAAEPATRRFDAAERLRALEVGHARLGVCFLDTVTGEISGNRIEERFAMCSTFKLAMVAACLREADNGRLNLEEILPYSEADLLPWAPVTRKHLAKGGLSIATLAQAAQEMSDGVAANLLVKRLGGPNAVTTKFREMGDTVTRLDRYEPDLGLVLSADTRDTTSPLAYAELVRQILTGSILRRDSREQLLEWTRNTATGARRLRAGLPPEWRTGNKTGTGRDEGTTNKCNDVAITFPPSKNPIIIAAYFDSGEYTEKIEERHDAVLAEVGKIAAEWAIS; encoded by the coding sequence ATGTTCACAAGACGCGACTTTTTGATCACATCCATGGCAGCGAGCTCACTTCTAGCTATGCCTGCTGCCGCAGAGCCAGCTACACGTCGCTTTGATGCCGCCGAGCGGCTTCGGGCGTTAGAAGTGGGACACGCGCGCCTCGGCGTTTGTTTCCTTGACACAGTTACCGGTGAAATCAGCGGTAACCGCATTGAGGAACGCTTTGCTATGTGTTCGACGTTCAAGCTGGCAATGGTTGCCGCCTGCCTGCGCGAGGCAGACAACGGGCGCTTGAACCTGGAGGAGATACTGCCCTATTCAGAGGCAGATCTTCTACCCTGGGCACCGGTCACGAGAAAGCATCTCGCCAAGGGCGGGCTGAGTATTGCCACTTTGGCGCAAGCGGCTCAAGAAATGAGCGATGGCGTTGCCGCCAACCTTTTGGTTAAGCGCCTAGGCGGTCCTAACGCAGTCACCACGAAGTTCAGAGAAATGGGTGATACGGTGACCCGCCTTGATCGCTATGAGCCGGATCTAGGCTTGGTTCTTTCTGCCGATACTCGCGACACCACCTCACCTCTTGCTTATGCGGAGCTTGTCAGGCAAATTCTGACTGGCAGTATTTTACGGCGCGATTCGCGCGAACAACTTCTGGAGTGGACGCGAAATACAGCCACGGGTGCTAGACGGTTGCGAGCCGGCCTTCCCCCCGAATGGCGTACTGGGAACAAGACCGGGACTGGGCGTGACGAGGGGACGACCAACAAGTGCAATGACGTCGCTATTACTTTTCCGCCCAGCAAGAACCCAATCATCATTGCGGCCTATTTCGACAGCGGCGAGTACACGGAAAAGATAGAGGAGAGGCATGACGCTGTCCTCGCTGAAGTGGGAAAGATTGCTGCCGAATGGGCGATAAGTTAG
- a CDS encoding DUF695 domain-containing protein: MTANAEEEKGIIGRVYEDGAPVIYKFVDELPQDTIRSNLPWLTVISWKYDGSSNNGMPLNDDNQRMITLEDAIQDHIENDQVLRHVYSRTGNNLKELVYHINDRDVFLEVFNDALSDHPHYPIEINFYQDAEWEDFKRLLSDFSKAVNK, translated from the coding sequence ATGACAGCAAATGCTGAAGAAGAAAAAGGGATAATTGGCCGAGTATACGAAGATGGTGCTCCCGTAATATATAAGTTCGTTGATGAACTTCCGCAGGACACTATCAGATCAAACCTACCATGGTTAACGGTAATATCTTGGAAATACGATGGCTCATCCAATAATGGGATGCCTTTAAACGATGACAATCAAAGAATGATCACCTTAGAGGATGCAATCCAGGATCATATTGAGAATGATCAAGTGCTTCGTCATGTTTATAGCCGAACGGGCAACAATCTCAAAGAGCTGGTTTATCATATAAACGACCGAGATGTATTCTTAGAAGTTTTTAACGACGCGCTAAGTGATCATCCACACTATCCTATTGAAATTAATTTCTATCAGGATGCAGAGTGGGAAGACTTTAAGAGGCTACTAAGTGATTTCTCAAAAGCGGTTAACAAGTAG
- a CDS encoding HAMP domain-containing sensor histidine kinase: MYRHSLRTRVAIAFALCVAVLSVAWGLAFFGAIRFSEDRVLVHQLQRAAESYPALTTNLRGYDEVGSLPESLREWAQTNPDEGIYEFEAEELHVAVLSTGNEEPSAGNKQPRAFVVFDVAGIEAASSEDWWWLLLITGVVGTLGALGFGLGVVVMRRAIFPVVQLANVVADIDVEHLSAEDHKRIESSRFGDDEVGVLAGTIEKTLERISAFVARERYFTDSASHELRTPITVITGALELLEQSDLSAADEKVVDRIRRATLDMKTTIEMFLCLARETDDGLYDKQFLVMPLVSQAIEQQRHLLNGKLVDVEIDQLAKPKVCGHPQAFSIAVNNLVRNAFEHTLAGQGPITILIKEHELLVTNQVSALVTNQEGADEQPTPAEASSFHGYGLGLGIVQRLCERNGWSFSLHADEARVATRLSW, encoded by the coding sequence ATGTACCGGCACAGTTTGCGCACGCGTGTCGCCATTGCCTTTGCGCTTTGTGTTGCTGTGCTCAGCGTCGCCTGGGGGCTCGCTTTCTTCGGGGCGATCAGGTTCAGCGAAGACCGTGTGCTGGTGCATCAGCTACAGCGTGCCGCCGAAAGCTATCCCGCACTGACGACGAACCTTCGCGGATACGATGAGGTCGGTAGCCTGCCGGAATCACTCAGGGAATGGGCGCAGACAAATCCCGATGAGGGAATATACGAATTCGAAGCCGAAGAGTTGCATGTCGCAGTGCTATCTACCGGGAATGAAGAGCCGTCAGCCGGTAATAAACAGCCGCGCGCATTTGTGGTTTTCGATGTTGCCGGGATTGAGGCTGCGTCGTCAGAGGATTGGTGGTGGCTGCTCCTTATCACCGGAGTCGTAGGTACGCTCGGTGCTCTTGGATTCGGGCTGGGCGTTGTTGTGATGCGTAGAGCGATTTTCCCTGTCGTGCAACTCGCCAACGTGGTCGCGGACATCGACGTAGAACATCTATCGGCTGAGGATCATAAGCGCATCGAGTCCAGCCGGTTCGGCGACGACGAGGTTGGCGTGCTTGCTGGAACCATTGAAAAAACCCTTGAGCGTATCAGCGCATTCGTTGCGCGAGAGCGATACTTTACCGATTCAGCCAGTCATGAATTGCGCACGCCGATCACCGTGATAACAGGCGCACTTGAACTGCTGGAGCAAAGCGATCTGTCGGCGGCCGATGAGAAGGTGGTAGATCGAATCAGGCGCGCGACGCTCGACATGAAAACCACGATTGAAATGTTCTTATGCCTCGCTCGCGAAACCGACGACGGTTTGTATGACAAGCAATTTTTGGTGATGCCGCTGGTGAGCCAGGCAATAGAACAGCAACGCCACTTACTGAACGGCAAGTTGGTCGATGTTGAAATCGACCAACTCGCAAAACCTAAAGTCTGCGGGCATCCACAAGCTTTCTCTATCGCGGTCAATAATCTGGTGCGAAACGCGTTCGAACACACACTCGCCGGGCAGGGACCGATCACGATTCTCATCAAAGAGCACGAGCTGCTAGTCACAAATCAGGTGAGCGCTTTAGTCACCAACCAAGAGGGCGCTGACGAGCAGCCCACGCCGGCCGAGGCGTCGTCGTTTCACGGATATGGCCTGGGCCTGGGTATCGTTCAACGGCTGTGTGAGCGCAATGGCTGGTCGTTTTCATTGCACGCTGATGAGGCGCGTGTAGCAACTCGTCTTTCATGGTGA
- a CDS encoding response regulator transcription factor — MRVLIVEDNRDICENIAAYLEKHSYVLDFAYDGISAMHLALTNRFDVIVLDLMLPRMDGLSFCQKLRTDADVETPVLMLTARDTLDDKLKGFAAGADDYLVKPFALQELHARLQALYKRSHGKTENLLTVGDLTMNKSTLQVHRAGRRIDLTPAGMRLLQRLMEASPSVVAREDLETLLWADERPDGDALRSHLYKLRQAIDRSFDNPLIHTVHRIGYRIAEPDITEDSQ, encoded by the coding sequence ATTAGAGTGTTGATTGTCGAAGACAACCGCGATATTTGCGAGAACATTGCTGCGTATCTTGAGAAGCACAGCTATGTTCTGGATTTTGCCTACGACGGTATAAGCGCGATGCACCTGGCGTTGACGAATCGGTTCGACGTTATTGTTCTGGACCTGATGCTACCGAGGATGGATGGCTTGAGTTTCTGTCAAAAGCTGCGAACTGATGCCGACGTAGAAACGCCCGTGCTGATGCTAACGGCGAGAGACACGCTTGACGATAAACTGAAAGGATTTGCGGCGGGAGCCGACGACTATCTGGTCAAGCCATTCGCACTACAAGAGCTACATGCGCGACTGCAGGCGCTGTACAAACGTAGTCATGGAAAAACCGAAAATCTGTTAACGGTTGGTGATCTGACGATGAATAAATCCACGCTGCAAGTGCATCGCGCGGGGCGGCGCATCGATCTCACCCCGGCGGGCATGAGACTACTTCAACGATTGATGGAAGCGTCGCCGTCTGTTGTGGCTCGCGAAGATCTCGAAACGCTGTTGTGGGCTGACGAGCGCCCCGATGGCGACGCGCTTCGCTCGCACTTGTACAAGCTGCGGCAGGCTATCGACAGGTCGTTTGATAATCCGCTAATTCATACGGTGCATCGCATCGGATACCGAATTGCAGAGCCTGATATCACAGAGGATAGTCAATAA